The Gouania willdenowi chromosome 3, fGouWil2.1, whole genome shotgun sequence genome includes the window aacaataacaaggaataaatatttgctccctggcaAAGATGGTCGCTCTAACAtcaggtacaatgataaacttggtgatattacagcctgtgcatgcagtacggggcagAATTTACTCCAATGACGCCTGCTCTGTTTGCCAACGTCCGTGTgcgtaataagtccatgtgaaaGGTCCGCACGTTTATTCTATACccactgtgaagcatgggggtggaaacATTATGCTTTGGGGCTGCTTTTCTACAAAGAGGACAGGAGGACTGCTCTGTATTAAGGAAAGGATGAATGGgaccatgtatcgtgagatgtTGGCTAAAAGcctccttccatcagtgagAGCAGTAAAGATGAAATGTTTTGCaccattttacaaataaattctttgaAAATCATGCATTTCTATTTCCTGAATTTTTCTCtccacattctgtctctcacagttgaagtgtacctatgatgaaaattacagacctttctcatctttttaagtgggacaacTTGCACAATCAGTGGCTGCCAAAAACtctttttttgccccactgttcATTATTATGCTTTAAATCAGGGATGTCAAACATATAAAACCAGCTTGAGACACATAGCGtacatctacctataaaagcaaggggtgtgtgtgcgtgtgcgtgtgcgtgtgtgtgtgtgtgtgtgtgtgtgcgtgcgtgcgtgggtgcgtgcgtgtgtgtgtggaaaatatctccccgatgcgttgcgagttcgacctgaaactcggtcgacgggtttcaaataccccgagtgtgtgtatctgttatttctgttattttggagtaatttggtcatttcaaaatgtttattttaattttatttcacttctggacggcccccgaaatgaaacctattcagcttttgacctcagggtgtcagggggcgctagcgcaccatctatatctatttcactacacagctcctcacccgagcaagagtcacgtgtgcggccactcctcctccacttcctcctgtgccatgctattgttagcttctcaaacacggtagctctctgaatagatcatttgaaatcgtcagccactggtgagtcttttgcagacacttttcccattgtttaaaccatgtaactgttgctcaataacgtgctgtttcactagagtcagtATTTAACTTGTTATGTCCCTAGTCTAGGGTaggaacaaacacatttcaaagaaacacagagaatTGAATAAGGCAAAGGTCATTTATTGCCCAAcaattaacacaaaaacagaagcatAAACGTCAGGGTGAACCAAGgccaaaataatacataaactcCTATATAAGcctgtacacaaaaacactagaaaacaggaaatgaaatGGCAGCTCACCCCTACAGCTTctttacaaaatacaaacaataattcCAGGGCAGTTCAAACTCAAAACGCTGGTTAAACCAGgaacactgaatacacacacacttcacacagCCAGATACACACTTGGTGGACAGCAAGCAAGGGAGAGTCACACAGCCACTACTGCTCTCCACCAGCTTCTGGGGTAGACAGTCCTTATGTAGGGCCACACCCTGGGGAGAACCAATCAGCATCCTTGGTGATGGCCACTCCCTGCTATCCTGCTCATTTGGATAGATATTAAATTGTGGAAGAGCTCTCACTCCTCCACcaacacagtaaacacaataaggcaccagccgtaacaaactcaacccgttcaatactccatctggaaaactgcggatcatgtgtggtgccgtgcatggaagctaagctctgaccactcgatTCAAAGGGaaaacatgatttttgtttttttttaaaaagacagccgaatggtagataatactttaatttacttactcactcatgtagttaaGAGTTTTACGTTctgttttgtgcagttttgttgttttcctgattggcgctacaatgtctatggagtttggttatcagcgtctcaaacatttcacggagcACAAacatagtatttatttatttataaaaaaatatactaaataagtaaagtaaaacccaaaaaaatgcacagaaagacaattgaaagaataaaaaatacacatgactccaaaaaatatacattacagaaaaatacaatgtcaTCAGCCGAAAAATACAATGCACgaaggagatggatgtagacacacgcacacagtatttataagaaaaatatgctaaatgtgtaaaataaaacaaaaaacgaaacaatatttatacaaaaagtacacacaattacaacagaaatgcataaaaatacacaaaattaaatatttatacaaaaaaaatacacaaaagaatcacattacaatggcaacaaaaagctataattatacaaaaacacaacagaaagatacacaaatacacataatgactccagaaaatatatattacagaaaaatacaccaaacaaaaaaatttaaaagtgagttaaaaaaaacaacacacatttatcatgttcatgtcccatagaattaaaccagggaaatcgcacatgatgttttattttgcacccgcaaataaaccctttataacactagagtacagagtatgtacacttctttgtacatccaatctTCAAACATGTACTGCACCAGCTcccgatgatgtcatcagccaAAGAATATGGCACTGGTTCTAAAACGCGACAACCAAAAATGATGTCATAGTCACACTTTAAAAGACAGGAGTTCTTTTTACTTGACAGTCACCTTGGATTATTTCCACTGCACACAGAGACTTTTACTGCTTGAGGTTTTTGTGCCAAATACATCAttgaaaatggacagaaaatctCCCTACTCCAAGCCTCCTCAGAAGGGTATCAAAGTGAAACCAGCAGGTCAAAAACagtctgctgctgttgttgctcCTAAAGTGGTTGTGAAGGCCTCAACCCCCAAGAGAGTACAAAGTAGCAGCCTCCAGgctcagaagaagaaaaatcatGCAAAGATCAtccaagaaaaaaattatttagaaGGGAAGGATCTTCTAATTTCAGAAATGAAGGCCACTCTCGAGAAGATGGAGAGTGATTTAAAAATCCAGAAAGACCAGTGCAACCAACTGGTGgagaataataaaatattagagGAAACTCACTCCAATTATGTGAGCCAGTCCCAACAAAGCTTGGTGCAACTACAGACCAAGCTGGATAACGCTGAGAGAGAACTTCAGGCCAAAAATGCTAAAATAGCTGACCTGAAGGCCACCGTCACTCAAACAGAGGCTGAGAAGCAGACAGCTCATGTGATCAtccaagaaaaaaatgatgatttaGAACGGAAGGATCTTCTAATTTCAGAAATGAAGGCCTCTCTCGAGAAGATGGAGAGTGTATTAAAAATCCAGAAAGACCAGGGCAACCAACTGGTGGAGGAGAATAAAGTATTGAAGGAAAGTCACTCTAATAATGAGAGCCAGTCCCAACAAAACTTGGTGCAACTACAGACCAAGCTGGATAACGCTGAGAGAGAACTTCAGGCCAAAAATGCTAAAATAGCTGACCTGAAGGCCACCCTCACTCAAACAGAGGACCTCCTCACTCAAACACAGGACAAATTCAGTCGAACAGAGGATCTCCACACTCaaacacagaacctcctcactcAAATGGAGAAGGACCTCACTCAAACAAAGGACACCCTCACTCAAACAGAGGACAATTTAACTCAAACACAGAAATTCCTCACTCAAAATAAGTTTGAACTCACTCAAACACAGAGCTACTACCATCAATCACAGGACACAATACGGAGCATGATGCAGGAGAAGCAGGAGAAGGATTCTCAAGTGAAATCATTCTTGAAACGGTTCCGTCAGGTTCGTGGAGCAGAACGAatctaaataaactaaactaaataaagcccagtaaaactccggaaaacaataacaaggaataaatatttgctccctggcaAAGATGGTCGCTCTAACAtcaggtacaatgataaacttggtgatattacagcctgtgcatgcagtacggggcagAATTTACTCCAATGACGCCTGCTCTGTTTGCCAACGTCCGTGTGCGTAATAAGTCCATATGAAAGGTCCGCACGTTTATTCTATACccactgtgaagcatgggggtggaaacATTATGCTTTGGGGCTGCTTTTCTACAAAGAGGACAGGAGGACTGCTCTGTATTAAGGAAAGGATGAATGGgaccatgtatcgtgagatgtTGGCTAAAAGcctccttccatcagtgagAGCAGTAAAGATGAAATGTTTTGCaccattttacaaataaattctttgaAAATCATGCATTTCTATTTCCTGAATTTTTCTCtccacattctgtctctcacagttgaagtgtacctatgatgaaaattacagacctttctcatctttttaagtgggacaacTTGCACAATCAGTGGCTGCCAAAAACtctttttttgccccactgttcATTATTATGCTTTAAATCAGGGATGTCAAACATATAAAACCAGCTTGAGACACATAGCGtacatctacctataaaagcaaggggtgtgtgtgcgtgtgcgtgtgcgtgtgcgtgtgtgtgtgtgtgtgtgtgtgtgtgtgtgtgtgtgtgtgtgcgtgcgtgtgtgtgtggaaaatatctccccgatgcgttgcgagttcgacctgaaactcggtcgacgggtttcaaataccccgagtgtgtgtatctgttatttctgttattttggagtaatttggtcatttcaaaatgtttattttaattttatttcacttctggacggccccgaaatgaaacctattcagcttttgacctcagggtgtcagggggcgctagcgcaccatctatatctatttcactacacagctcctcacccgagcaagagtcacgtgtgcggccactcctcctccacttcctcctgtgccatgctattgttagcttctcaaacacggtagctctctgaatagatcatttgaaatcgtcagccactggtgagtcttttgcagacacttttcccattgtttaaaccatgtaactgttgctcaataacgtgctgtttcactagagtcagtATTTAACTTGTTATGTCCCTAGTCTAGGGTaggaacaaacacatttcaaagaaacacagagaatTGAATAAGGCAAAGGTCATTTATTGCCCAAcaattaacacaaaaacagaagcatAAACGTCAGGGTGAACCAAGgccaaaataatacataaactcCTATATAAGcctgtacacaaaaacactagaaaacaggaaatgaaatGGCAGCTCACCCCTACAGCTTctttacaaaatacaaacaataattcCAGGGCAGTTCAAACTCAAAACGCTGGTTAAACCAGgaacactgaatacacacacacttcacacagCCAGATACACACTTGGTGGACAGCAAGCAAGGGAGAGTCACACAGCCACTACTGCTCTCCACCAGCTTCTGGGGTAGACAGTCCTTATGTAGGGCCACACCCTGGGGAGAACCAATCAGCATCCTTGGTGATGGCCACTCCCTGCTATCCTGCTCATTTGGATAGATATTAAATTGTGGAAGAGCTCTCACTCCTCCACcaacacagtaaacacaataaggcaccagccgtaacaaactcaacccgttcaatactccatctggaaaactgcggatcatgtgtggtgccgtgcatggaagctaagctctgaccactcgatTCAAAGGGaaaacatgatttttgttttttttttttaaaaagacagccgaatggtagataatactttaatttacttactcactcatgtagttaaGAGTTTTACGTTctgttttgtgcagttttgttgttttcctgattggcgctacaatgtctatggagtttggttatcagcgtctcaaacatttcacggagcACAAacatagtatttatttatttataaaaaaatatactaaataagtaaagtaaaacccaaaaaaatgcacagaaagacaattgaaagaataaaaaatacacatgactccaaaaaatatacattacagaaaaatacaatgtcaTCAGCCGAAAAATACAATGCACgaaggagatggatgtagacacacgcacacagtatttataagaaaaatatgttaaatgtgtaaaataaaacaaaaaacgaaacaatatttatacaaaaagtacacacaattacaacagaaatgcataaaaatacacaaaattaaatatttatacaaaaaaaatacacaaaagaatcacattacaatggcaacaaaaagctataattatacaaaaacacaacagaaagatacacaaatacacataatgactccagaaaatatatattacagaaaaatacaccaaacaaaaaaatttaaaagtgagttaaaaaaaacaacacacatttatcatgttcatgtcccatagaattaaaccagggaaatcgcacatgatgttttattttgcacccgcaaataaaccctttataacactagagtacagagtatgtacacttctttgtacatccaatctTCAAACATGTACTGCACCAGCTcccgatgatgtcatcagccaAAGAATATGGCACTGGTTCTAAAACGCGACAACCAAAAATGATGTCATAGTCACACTTTAAAAGACAGGAGTTCTTTTTACTTGACAGTCACCTTGGATTATTTCCACTGCACACAGAGACTTTTACTGCTTGAGGTTTTTGTGCCAAATACATCAttgaaaatggacagaaaatctCCCTACTCCAAGCCTCCTCAGAAGGGTATCAAAGTGAAACCAGCAGGTCAAAAACagtctgctgctgttgttgctcCTAAAGTGGTTGTGAAGGCCTCAACCCCCAAGAGAGTACAAAGTAGCAGCCTCCAGgctcagaagaagaaaaatcatGCAAAGATCAtccaagaaaaaaattatttagaaGGGAAGGATCTTCTAATTTCAGAAATGAAGGCCACTCTCGAGAAGATGGAGAGTGATTTAAAAATCCAGAAAGACCAGTGCAACCAACTGGTGgagaataataaaatattagagGAAACTCACTCCAATTATGTGAGCCAGTCCCAACAAAGCTTGGTGCAACTACAGACCAAGCTGGATAACGCTGAGAGAGAACTTCAGGCCAAAAATGCTAAAATAGCTGACCTGAAGGCCACCGTCACTCAAACAGAGGCTGAGAAGCAGACAGCTCATGTGATCAtccaagaaaaaaatgatgatttaGAACGGAAGGATCTTCTAATTTCAGAAATGAAGGCCTCTCTCGAGAAGATGGAGAGTGTATTAAAAATCCAGAAAGACCAGGGCAACCAACTGGTGGAGGAGAATAAAGTATTGAAGGAAAGTCACTCTAATAATGAGAGCCAGTCCCAACAAAACTTGGTGCAACTACAGACCAAGCTGGATAACGCTGAGAGAGAACTTCAGGCCAAAAATGCTAAAATAGCTGACCTGAAGGCCACCCTCACTCAAACAGAGGACCTCCTCACTCAAACACAGGACAAATTCAGTCGAACAGAGGATCTCCACACTCaaacacagaacctcctcactcAAATGGAGAAGGACCTCACTCAAACAAAGGACACCCTCACTCAAACAGAGGACAATTTAACTCAAACACAGAAATTCCTCACTCAAAATAAGTTTGAACTCACTCAAACACAGAGTTACTACCATCAATCACAGGACACAATACGGAGCATGATGCAGGAGAAGCAGGAGAAGGATTCTCAAGTGAAATCATTCTTGAAACGGTTCCGTCAGGTTCGTGGAGCAGAACGAatctaaataaactaaactaaataaagcccagtaaaactccggaaaacaataacaaggaataaatatttgctccctggcaAAGATGGTCGCTCTAACAtcaggtacaatgataaacttggtgatattacagcctgtgcatgcagtacggggcagAATTTACTCCAATGACGCCTGCTCTGTTTGCCAACGTCCGTGTgcgtaataagtccatgtgaaaGGTCCGCACGTTTATTCTATACccactgtgaagcatgggggtggaaacATTATGCTTTGGGGCTGCTTTTCTACAAAGAGGACAGGAGGACTGCTCTGTATTAAGGAAAGGATGAATGGgaccatgtatcgtgagatgtTGGCTAAAAGcctccttccatcagtgagAGCAGTAAAGATGAAATGTTTTGCaccattttacaaataaattctttgaAAATCATGCATTTCTATTTCCTGAATTTTTCTCtccacattctgtctctcacagttgaagtgtacctatgatgaaaattacagacctttctcatctttttaagtgggacaacTTGCACAATCAGTGGCTGCCAAAAACtctttttttgccccactgttcATTATTATGCTTTAAATCAGGGATGTCAAACATATAAAACCAGCTTGAGACACATAGCGtacatctacctataaaagcaaggggtgtgtgtgcgtgtgcgtgtgcgtgtgcgtgtgtgtgtgtgtgtgtgtgtgtgtgtgcgtgcgtgggtgcgtgcgtgtgtgtgtggaaaatatctccccgatgcgttgcgagttcgacctgaaactcggtcgacgggtttcaaataccccgagtgtgtgtatctgttatttctgttattttggagtaatttggtcatttcaaaatgtttattttaattttatttcacttctggacggccccgaaatgaaacctattcagcttttgacctcagggtgtcagggggcgctagcgcaccatctatatctatttcactacacagctcctcacccgagcaagagtcacgtgtgcggccactcctcctccacttcctcctgtgccatgctattgttagcttctcaaacacggtagctctctgaatagatcatttgaaatcgtcagccactggtgagtcttttgcagacacttttcccattgtttaaaccatgtaactgttgctcaataacgtgctgtttcactagagtcagtATTTAACTTGTTATGTCCCTAGTCTAGGGTaggaacaaacacatttcaaagaaacacagagaatTGAATAAGGCAAAGGTCATTTATTGCCCAAcaattaacacaaaaacagaagcatAAACGTCAGGGTGAACCAAGgccaaaataatacataaactcCTATATAAGcctgtacacaaaaacactagaaaacaggaaatgaaatGGCAGCTCACCCCTACAGCTTctttacaaaatacaaacaataattcCAGGGCAGTTCAAACTCAAAACGCTGGTTAAACCAGgaacactgaatacacacacacttcacacagCCAGATACACACTTGGTGGACAGCAAGCAAGGGAGAGTCACACAGCCACTACTGCTCTCCACCAGCTTCTGGGGTAGACAGTCCTTATGTAGGGCCACACCCTGGGGAGAACCAATCAGCATCCTTGGTGATGGCCACTCCCTGCTATCCTGCTCATTTGGATAGATATTAAATTGTGGAAGAGCTCTCACTCCTCCACcaacacagtaaacacaataaggcaccagccgtaacaaactcaacccgttcaa containing:
- the LOC114461149 gene encoding putative leucine-rich repeat-containing protein DDB_G0290503 yields the protein MDRKSPYSKPPQKGIKVKPAGQKQSAAVVAPKVVVKASTPKRVQSSSLQAQKKKNHAKIIQEKNYLEGKDLLISEMKATLEKMESDLKIQKDQCNQLVENNKILEETHSNYVSQSQQSLVQLQTKLDNAERELQAKNAKIADLKATLTQTEDLLTQTQDKFSRTEDLHTQTQNLLTQMEKDLTQTKDTLTQTEDNLTQTQKFLTQNKFELTQTQSYYHQSQDTIRSMMQEKQEKDSQVKSFLKRFRQVRGAERI
- the LOC114461087 gene encoding putative leucine-rich repeat-containing protein DDB_G0290503, whose product is MDRKSPYSKPPQKGIKVKPAGQKQSAAVVAPKVVVKASTPKRVQSSSLQAQKKKNHAKIIQEKNYLEGKDLLISEMKATLEKMESDLKIQKDQCNQLVENNKILEETHSNYVSQSQQSLVQLQTKLDNAERELQAKNAKIADLKATLTQTEDLLTQTQDKFSRTEDLHTQTQNLLTQMEKDLTQTKDTLTQTEDNLTQTQKFLTQNKFELTQTQSYYHQSQDTIRSMMQEKQEKDSQVKSFLKRFRQVRGAERI